From the Oryza glaberrima chromosome 5, OglaRS2, whole genome shotgun sequence genome, one window contains:
- the LOC127774418 gene encoding uncharacterized protein LOC127774418: protein MEVEMMEDDVFFAELSKRISLLITDDDEAADFGAARFPASAAAPIPGFSLAHVPMGASMVAPPAYTLYHHAASYNNGGGMIGAGDNAAVRAWQQQQQQLCGSKGTGVFIPRSSPGSVHPKKKGKSKGNVHKPVRGQAAPAKKQSSQK from the exons ATGGAGGTGGAGATGATGGAGGACGACGTGTTCTTCGCCGAGCTCAGCAAGCGGATATCGCTCCTCAtcacggacgacgacgaggcggccgacTTCGGCGCCGCACGcttccccgcctccgccgccgcgcccatcccG GGATTCTCGCTCGCCCATGTGCCGATGGGCGCGTCGATGGTGGCGCCACCGGCCTACACGTTGTACCACCACGCCGCCAGCTacaacaacggcggcggcatgatcggcgccggcgacaacgCCGCCGTCAGggcgtggcagcagcagcagcagcagctgtgcGGCAGCAAGGGCACCGGCGTGTTCATCCCCCGGTCGTCGCCGGGATCCGTCCACCCCAAGAAGAAGGGCAAGAGCAAGGGCAACGTGCACAAGCCGGTACGGGGCcaagcggcgccggcgaagaaACAATCCTctcaaaaatga
- the LOC127774756 gene encoding probable E3 ubiquitin-protein ligase LUL4 — translation MGGSSSTSRRRRDEYYAARPPPPPPPPPHHYYTYPPPPPPPPHHHYHPPPPPPPPHHHHQHPYRPPPPPHHATSSSSYYYHHPPPPHAYHGPWHPAPRPPHPEQPALTGPPPEFVEHQQARKVKNDVNLHKDTIRLVPDVTDPDRRLVAFTFDAVTDGSITIYYFGKEGKNCTFSSVYPELQTPTKIPFQKGLAQKFVQTSGSGVDLGFFSLDELSNPSGEVFPLVVYAEACPPPEESHQPNSTRAQITLAVIEKHHNDLRVKVVKQMLWSDGEKYELQEIYGIVNSTEADVPNTDDSDMGKECVICLTEPRDTAVFPCRHLCMCSECAKTLRFQTDKCPICRQPVEKLMEIKVRSPEP, via the exons ATGGGTGGCTCGTCCTccaccagccggcgccgccgcgacgagtACTACGCGGCccggcccccgccgcctccgccgccgccgccgcaccactaCTACACCTACCCaccgccccctcctccgccgccgcaccaccactaccacccgccgccaccgcctcccccgccgcaccaccaccaccagcacccctaccggcctccgccgccgccgcaccacgccacctcgtcctcctcgtactactaccaccacccgccgcccccGCACGCCTACCACGGCCCATGGcaccccgcgccgcgcccgccgcaccCGGAGCAGCCCGCGCTGACGGGGCCGCCGCCCGAGTTCGTGGAGCACCAGCAGGCGCGGAAGGTGAAGAACGACGTCAACCTGCACAAGGACACCATCCGGCTCGTGCCCGACGTCACGGACCCCGACCGACGCCTCGTCGCCTTCACCTTCGACGCCGTGACCGACGGCAG CATAACTATTTATTACTTTGGCAAGGAAGGAAAAAACTGTACTTTCTCTTCAGTATATCCAGAATTACAAACACCTACAAAGATACCTTTCCAGAAAGGATTGGCTCAAAAGTTTGTCCAGACCTCTGGATCTGGTGTTGATTTGGGATTCTTTTCTCTGGATGAGCTTTCAAATCCTTCTGGAGAAGTATTCCCACTGGTAGTTTATGCAGAAGCTTGTCCACCTCCAGAGGAAAGTCACCAGCCTAACTCCACTAGGGCACAAATTACTCTTGCTGTTATAGAGAAGCATCACAATGACCTTCGAGTTAAAGTTGTCAAGCAAATGTTGTGGAGTGATGGCGAGAAGTATGAGCTACAAGAAATTTATGGGATTGTCAACTCGACTGAAGCTGATGTTCCCAACACAGATGATAGTGATATGGGGAAAGAATGTGTCATCTGCTTGACAGAGCCAAGGGACACAGCTGTTTTTCCATGTAGGCATTTG TGCATGTGCAGTGAATGTGCAAAAACTCTAAGGTTTCAGACAGATAAATGCCCCATATGCAGACAACCTGTTGAGAAATTAATGGAGATCAAAGTTAGAAGTCCCGAGCCATAA
- the LOC127773626 gene encoding preprotein translocase subunit SCY2, chloroplastic — protein sequence MPHSLSLLLAPSRALSLSSPPLRLAPTRPPLRLHHDGGHLLVGTTRRQAPSPRRRRLHAARASALSAAAASPVGPAGEGGEVGGRARKAAGYRNRFLDLARLGAVAESAAEALFRSEIRRRLAVTAVLILLSRVGYFVPLPGFDRRLIPDSYLSFAPLPADDLGDFSSELKLSFFQLGISHQISASIVMQVLCHVLPSLEKLRKEGLDGHEKIKGYIWWLSLGFALVAAFTVSCYSLQYSIYAASYRVKHVMITSLFLVLGAMTMTWICDTISESGFGHGSSLIICVGILTGYTDTLHKMLTQFSGNWYSCWPYILGIAGTFILVTMGAVLVTEGCRKIKLQYYGFKLASGARSESSPVTEVEPYIPFNINPTGMQPLLTTSYLLAFPSIMASIFGTQFWESLKETLNPKTSVGGGPWVYYLTYAFLVFVFNIFDIANLPKEISDYLNKMSARVPKIKPGRATVEYLTKIQTSTRFWGGILLSLLATSSLLLDRYLRQINEGFSIGFTSVLIIVGSIIELRRSYQAYNVMPALSKVLRRYGA from the exons ATGCCGCACTCACTCTCCCTCCTGCTTGCGCCCAGCCGcgcgctctccctctcctccccaccgctCCGCCTCGCCCCAACGCGCCCACCACTTCGCCTGcaccacgacggcggccaccTCCTCGTGGGCACGACGAGGCGGCAGGctccctcgcctcgccgccgccgtctccatgcCGCCAGGGCTTCCGCgctgtccgccgccgcggcgtcccccGTAGGGCCTGCGGGCGAGGGTGGCGAGGTGGGGGGCAgggcgaggaaggcggcggggtACCGGAACAGGTTCCTGGACCTGGCGCGGCTGGGGGCCGTGGCGGagagcgcggcggaggcgctctTCCGCAGCGAGATTCGCCGGCGGCTGGCCGTCACGGCCGTGCTCATCCTGCTCAGCCGCGTCGGCTACTTCGTCCCGCTTCCCGGGTTCGACCGACGGCTCATCCCCGATTCCTACCTCAGCTTTGCGCCCCTTCCTGCAG ATGACCTCGGTGATTTTTCATCCGAATTGAAGCTGTCATTTTTCCAGCTCGGAATCAGTCATCAGATTTCAGCATCTATTGTCATGCAG GTTCTCTGTCATGTTCTTCCATCACTTGAAAAACTACGAAAGGAAGGGTTAGATGGACATGAGAAGATCAAAGGCTATAT TTGGTGGCTGTCGCTGGGTTTTGCACTTGTGGCGGCTTTTACAGTGTCATGCTACTCACTGCAATATTCTATATATGCTGCAAGTTACAG AGTTAAGCATGTAATGATAACAAGCCTTTTCCTTGTTCTTGGTGCAATGACAATGACATGGATCTGTGACACTATATCGGAATCTGGATTTG GACATGGCTCTTCCTTGATTATCTGTGTGGGAATATTGACTGGTTATACAGACACACTCCACAAGATGTTAACTCAATTTTCAG GAAATTGGTACAGCTGTTGGCCCTACATCTTGGGGATAGCTGggacttttattttggttaccATGGGAGCAGTACTGGTGACTGAAGGGTGTAGGAAGATAAAGCTTCAGTACTATGGATTTAAATTGGCTTCTGGTGCAAG GAGTGAGAGCTCCCCAGTTACAGAGGTAGAGCCATATATCCCTTTTAACATAAATCCAACTGGGATGCAGCCTTTGCTTACCACCTCATACTTATTAGCTTTTCCAAGCATTATGGCCAG CATTTTTGGTACGCAATTTTGGGAAAGTTTGAAGGAAACGTTGAATCCAAAGACTTCAGTTGGTGGTGGTCCATGGGTTTATTATTTGACATATGCATTTCTTGTCTTCGTCTTCAATATTTTTGACATT GCAAACTTGCCAAAAGAGATATCTGACTACCTGAATAAAATGAGTGCTAGAGTACCGAAGATAAAGCCTGGAAGAGCAACAGTAGAGTATCTTACAAAAATACAAACATCTACACGTTTCTGGG GGGGTATATTGCTGAGCTTGTTGGCGACTTCCTCTTTATTACTTGACCGATATCTCAGGCAGATAAATGAGGGATTTTCTATAGGTTTCACGTCGGTATTGATTATT GTGGGCTCAATCATCGAGCTGAGAAGGTCTTATCAAGCATACAATGTGATGCCAGCACTAAGCAAAGTTCTAAGGAGATATGGTGCCTGA
- the LOC127773627 gene encoding uncharacterized protein LOC127773627 produces the protein MAAPVASASASCFAPRSDHGGGWSYGGTRGVPSPRRGAARRLRRVLARSGGGGGGGGGGEGRGILDPLATPLQILGLDASASYTAAQLKAAFRARVKEFHPDVCKDTENADLIMRRVLEAYEILSGNQGMMIERNNVDPFDEPECAACDIFVNELLCIGTGCPYSCVKRAPHAFAFADDTGTAHASSQGHYDDYNVQLAVGQCPRKCIYYVTPCQRTILEEILASVLMTPYDLSEAAVLDSLLSKAMFENNRYKKPKRETKSSSDYVDWM, from the exons atggcgGCTCCGgtggcctccgcctccgcctcctgctTCGCCCCGCGCAGCGACCATGGCGGCGGCTGGTCCTACGGCGGGACGAGAGGggtgccgtcgccgcggcgtggcgcggcgaggcggcttCGGCGCGTCCTGgcgcgaagcggcggcggcggaggaggaggaggaggaggagaggggagggggatacTGGACCCGCTCGCTACGCCTTTGCAGATTCTGGGACTCGACGCCTCGGCCTCCTACACCGCCGCGCAGCTCAAGGCGGCCTTCCGCGCCCGG GTAAAGGAATTCCATCCAGATGTTTGCAAGGACACAGAGAATGCAGATCTAATAATGAGAAGAGTTCTTGAGGCCTATGAG ATATTATCTGGTAACCAAGGAATGATGATCGAAAG GAATAATGTTGATCCATTTGATGAACCTGAGTGCGCAGCTTGTGACATATTTGTGAATGAACTTCTATGCATTGGCACTG GATGCCCGTATTCTTGTGTTAAAAGGGCACCTCACGCGTTTGCATTTGCCGATGACACTGGTACAGCACATGCATCATCTCAAG GTCACTATGATGACTACAATGTCCAACTTGCTGTTGGGCAGTGTCCAAGAAAGTGCATATACTATGTCACGCCCTGCCAACGTactattttggaggaaattctTGCAAG TGTGTTGATGACTCCATACGACCTCTCTGAAGCAGCAGTTCTGGATTCTCTCTTATCAAAAGCAATGTTTGAGAATAACAGGTACAAGAAGCcgaaaagagaaacaaaatcgTCTTCTGATTATGTTGACTGGATGTGA